From one Gallionella capsiferriformans ES-2 genomic stretch:
- a CDS encoding alpha-D-glucose phosphate-specific phosphoglucomutase has protein sequence MPEHLSAAVTITTTPFSDQKPGTSGLRKRVPVFQQPHYLENFVQAIFDSISPPQGATLVLGGDGRYYNREAIQIILKMAAANGFGRVLVGQGGILSTPAASCVIRKYATFGGIILSASHNPGGPDGDFGIKYNTANGGPAPEKITEAIFSLSKTIMQYRILDVADVALDTVGEYAIGKMTVSVINPVADYAELMESLFDFDAIRTLIAGGFRIKFDAMHAVNGPYAREIFLNRLGAPVDSIMNCVPLPDFGNGHPDPNLTYAHELVEILYGENAPDFGAASDGDGDRNMILGRHFFVNPSDSLAILTANAKLAPGYREGLAGVARSMPTSAAVDRVAVELGIPCFETPTGWKFFGNLMDAGKVTLCGEESFGTGSSHIREKDGLWAVLFWLNVIAVRRQSVEEITRAHWAHFGRNVYSRHDFEAIPSDAANGVMKHLKDGFATLPGQKFGSYTVDVCDDFSYTDPVDGSISTGQGLRILFTDGSRIVFRLSGTGTEGATVRIYLEAYDPDVARHHLDAQVALSELIGIAGDLSQLVARTGRVQPTVIT, from the coding sequence ATGCCAGAACATTTGTCAGCAGCCGTAACGATTACCACCACCCCGTTCAGCGACCAAAAGCCCGGCACATCGGGATTAAGAAAGCGCGTTCCGGTCTTCCAGCAACCTCACTATCTGGAAAATTTCGTTCAGGCCATTTTCGACAGCATTTCACCACCTCAAGGCGCCACACTGGTATTAGGCGGCGACGGTCGCTATTACAACCGCGAAGCAATCCAGATTATCCTGAAAATGGCAGCGGCCAATGGCTTCGGTCGGGTACTGGTGGGTCAGGGCGGCATCCTGTCGACGCCTGCAGCCTCCTGTGTGATCCGAAAATATGCAACTTTCGGCGGCATTATTCTGTCGGCAAGTCACAATCCGGGCGGGCCGGATGGCGATTTCGGCATCAAATACAACACCGCCAACGGCGGGCCTGCGCCTGAAAAAATCACGGAAGCCATTTTTTCACTGAGCAAAACGATTATGCAGTACCGCATACTCGATGTGGCGGATGTCGCTCTCGATACCGTGGGCGAGTATGCCATCGGCAAGATGACCGTGTCGGTAATCAACCCGGTCGCCGACTATGCAGAGTTGATGGAATCCTTGTTCGATTTTGACGCGATTCGCACACTGATTGCCGGCGGCTTCCGCATCAAGTTCGATGCGATGCACGCGGTAAACGGCCCGTATGCACGCGAAATATTTTTAAATCGCTTAGGCGCACCGGTCGACAGCATCATGAACTGCGTTCCGCTGCCCGATTTCGGCAACGGCCACCCCGATCCGAACCTGACTTATGCACACGAACTGGTCGAAATCCTCTATGGTGAAAACGCGCCCGATTTCGGTGCCGCCTCCGATGGCGATGGCGACCGCAACATGATTTTGGGCCGTCACTTCTTCGTCAACCCATCCGACAGTCTGGCCATACTAACCGCGAACGCCAAACTTGCCCCAGGCTACCGTGAAGGTCTGGCAGGGGTTGCCCGCTCGATGCCGACCAGTGCAGCGGTAGATCGCGTAGCAGTCGAGTTGGGCATTCCGTGTTTTGAAACGCCCACCGGATGGAAGTTTTTCGGCAATCTGATGGATGCGGGCAAAGTCACCCTGTGCGGCGAAGAGAGCTTTGGCACCGGCTCGTCTCATATCCGTGAAAAGGACGGGCTGTGGGCCGTGCTGTTCTGGCTCAACGTCATCGCGGTGCGCCGCCAGTCAGTTGAAGAGATCACCCGCGCGCACTGGGCGCATTTCGGCCGCAATGTCTATTCCCGTCACGACTTCGAGGCAATTCCGTCTGATGCTGCCAACGGCGTGATGAAGCACCTCAAAGACGGTTTCGCGACCTTGCCCGGTCAAAAATTCGGCAGTTACACCGTGGACGTCTGCGACGACTTTAGCTATACCGACCCGGTCGATGGCAGCATCAGCACGGGGCAAGGCTTGCGCATCCTGTTCACCGACGGTTCCCGTATCGTTTTCCGGCTATCCGGTACCGGCACAGAGGGCGCTACCGTGCGAATTTATCTGGAAGCATACGACCCGGATGTCGCCCGCCACCACTTGGACGCTCAGGTCGCACTGTCCGAGCTGATCGGCATTGCAGGTGATTTGTCTCAGCTAGTCGCCAGAACCGGACGCGTACAACCGACGGTGATTACCTAA
- a CDS encoding TM2 domain-containing protein produces MALIDCTECGNKISDLASSCPSCGAPLKSNQLIDTAQNMQNVVELRKNRSLAIVLALFLGGFGAHKFYLNQPGWGIAYLFFCWTFIPAIFSIVEAMIWLTKTDDEFFRTVG; encoded by the coding sequence ATGGCACTTATTGATTGCACGGAATGTGGGAATAAAATTTCTGATTTGGCTTCATCCTGCCCAAGCTGCGGCGCACCATTGAAGTCTAACCAGCTGATTGATACCGCACAAAATATGCAAAATGTTGTTGAGTTGAGAAAAAATCGTTCATTAGCCATTGTTCTGGCTTTGTTTCTAGGTGGATTTGGTGCGCATAAATTTTATTTAAACCAACCAGGCTGGGGAATTGCTTACCTATTTTTTTGCTGGACATTCATTCCTGCAATATTTAGCATAGTTGAGGCAATGATATGGCTCACTAAAACAGATGATGAATTCTTTAGAACTGTGGGATAA
- a CDS encoding heme biosynthesis HemY N-terminal domain-containing protein: protein MKYLISILVLFSAAVALGTLLQNTAYVLLVYPPYRIELSLKLFVVLFVLVFGFGYWLIHLLLATSQLPGVVQKIRSDRAKNNARKLLDVALRAFFEGRYAEAEKAAARAIKHGESSVLYGIIAARAAHELKAFERRNAYVSLAESHTQGESTMRMLVAAKTKFERQDQQP, encoded by the coding sequence ATGAAATATCTGATTTCGATTCTCGTGCTGTTTTCGGCTGCGGTTGCACTAGGTACGCTTTTGCAAAATACGGCTTACGTGTTGCTGGTGTATCCGCCTTATCGGATCGAATTATCGCTAAAACTTTTTGTGGTGTTGTTTGTGCTGGTATTTGGATTCGGTTACTGGCTGATTCATTTACTGCTGGCAACCTCGCAATTGCCTGGGGTCGTGCAGAAAATCCGTTCAGATCGCGCGAAAAACAATGCGCGCAAGTTACTCGATGTCGCGCTGAGAGCCTTTTTTGAAGGACGTTACGCCGAAGCTGAAAAGGCGGCCGCACGCGCGATTAAGCACGGGGAGAGTTCGGTGCTGTATGGGATTATCGCCGCGCGCGCCGCGCACGAATTAAAAGCCTTCGAGCGGCGCAATGCTTATGTGTCGTTAGCGGAGAGTCATACGCAGGGTGAATCGACGATGCGCATGCTGGTGGCCGCCAAAACCAAGTTTGAGCGGCAAGATCAGCAGCCATAA